The Ananas comosus cultivar F153 linkage group 2, ASM154086v1, whole genome shotgun sequence genome contains a region encoding:
- the LOC109726754 gene encoding peptidyl-prolyl cis-trans isomerase NIMA-interacting 4, which yields MGKDSTAKEPSGKGKGKQAAAGGEENASKGKGKGGKAADGLGTCTYVKARHILCEKQGKINEAYKKLQDGWLNNGDKVPPAEFAKIAAEYSECPSGKKGGDLGWFPRGKMAGPFQDVAFSTAVGATSAPFKSTHGYHIILSEGRKN from the exons ATGGGGAAAGACTCGACGGCGAAGGAGCCATCAGGAAAGGGCAAGGGGAAGCAGGCTGCCGCCGGGGGCGAAGAGAATGCTTCGAAGGGTAAAGGGAAGGGCGGCAAGGCGGCCGATGGTCTCGGCACCTGCACTTATGTCAAag cTAGGCATATTTTATGTGAAAAGCAAGGGAAGATTAATGAGGCCTACAAGAAGCTGCAAGATGGTTGGCTAAACAACGGAGACAAAGTTCCTCCTGCTGAGTTTGCCAAA ATAGCAGCAGAATATTCAGAATGCCCATCAGGAAAGAAAGGGGGTGATCTTGGGTGGTTTCCCAGAGGGAAAATGGCTGGCCCTTTTCAGGATGTTGCTTTTAGCACAGCTGTGGGAGCTACCAGTGCTCCGTTCAAGTCTAC GCATGGCTACCATATTATCCTAAGCGAGGGGCGGAAAAACTGA
- the LOC109726737 gene encoding fructose-bisphosphate aldolase-lysine N-methyltransferase, chloroplastic, whose protein sequence is MLSVIHVTNGHALKIHRSSRTHFPAGVATMALHHLLLTPPHPFSFSPPLLPLLTPFSSSTHRSISLLTTTNPRPKLYSTALRPTHALLQTLDSGSVPSESALGDFSQWLRKNGAVGSSPPPVKPSFVPEGLGLVAQRDLPRNEVVVEVPKKLWIDADTVAASAIGRVCGGLKPWVAISLFLLREKAMGDASPWRPYLDILPRQTDSTIFWSEEELLEIQGTQLLSTTIGVKEYVKSEFDQVEDAIIVRYKDLFPSTITFLDFLWAFGILRSRAFPRLRGENLALIPLADLINHSDAITSGDPSWEIKGKGLFSRELIFSLRTPVPVKSGEQVYIQFDLSKSNAELALDYGFIESRSDRQAYTLTLEISESDPFYGDKLDIAESNGLGETAYFDIVLGGSLPPQMLPYLRLVALGGTDAFLLESIFRNSVWGHLELPVSRANEETICRVVRYACKSALSSYRTTIQEDEELINGGNLDRRLRIAVGVRAGEKKVLNQIEDIFRERELELDGLEYYQERRLKDLGLTGEQGEIIFWESR, encoded by the exons ATGCTATCCGTTATCCATGTAACCAACGGTCatgctttaaaaatccatcgCTCCTCCCGCACTCACTTCCCAGCGGGAGTAGCAACCATGGCTctgcatcatcttcttcttacTCCTCCTCatcctttctccttctctccccctcttcttcccctcctcACCCCTTTTTCCAGCTCTACCCATCGCTCCATCTCTCTCCTCACCACCACAAACCCTAGACCAAAACTCTACTCCACCGCACTCCGCCCCACCCACGCCctcctccaaaccctagattccGGCTCCGTCCCCTCCGAATCCGCGCTCGGTGACTTTTCCCAGTGGCTTCGCAAGAACGGCGCGGTGGGCTCCTCTCCACCTCCCGTGAAGCCGAGCTTCGTCCCCGAGGGCTTGGGCCTTGTCGCCCAGAGAGATCTCCCCAGGAACGAGGTGGTGGTGGAGGTCCCCAAGAAGCTCTGGATCGACGCCGACACTGTCGCCGCCTCCGCCATCGGGCGCGTCTGTGGCGGCCTCAAGCCCTGGGTCGCAATCTCGCTCTTCCTCCTCAGGGAGAAGGCGATGGGCGATGCGTCGCCGTGGCGTCCCTACCTCGACATCCTTCCGCGCCAAACCGATTCCACCATCTTCTG GTCGGAAGAGGAGCTTCTGGAGATACAAG GAACTCAATTATTAAGCACAACAATCGGCGTAAAAGAGTATGTGAAAAGTGAATTTGATCAGGTTGAAGATGCCATTATAGTTCGATACAAGGATCTTTTCCCTTCGACTATAACATTCCTTGATTTCCTGTGGGCATTCGGAATACTCAGATCAAGAGCATTTCCACGTCTCCGTGGGGAAAATCTTGCTCTGATACCGTTGGCTGACCTG ATTAACCACAGTGATGCCATTACTTCAGGAGACCCTTCTTGGGAGATTAAAGGAAAGGGTCTTTTTTCAAGAGAGCTTATATTCTCTTTGAGGACTCCAGTCCCTGTAAAATCCGGTGAACAG GTATACATTCAGTTTGATCTATCAAAGAGCAATGCCGAACTGGCCCTTGATTATGGCTTCATCGAATCGAGGTCGGATCGTCAGGCATATACTTTGACTCTGGAGATCTCTGAATCAGACCCATTTTACGGAGACAAGCTGGACATTGCGGAGTCGAATGGTCTAGGGGAGACTGCATACTTTGATATTGTCCTGGGTGGCTCTCTTCCTCCTCAGATGCTTCCTTATTTGAGATTGGTTGCTCTTGGAGGAACAGATGCATTCCTCTTAGAATCCATTTTCAGAAATTCTGTTTGGGGTCACCTTGAATTACCTGTGAGCCGCGCCAATGAGGAAACCATATGCCGTGTTGTTAGATATGCCTGTAAATCTGCCCTCTCTAGCTATAGGACAACCATACAGGAG GATGAAGAACTTATTAATGGCGGAAATCTGGATCGGAGACTTAGAATTGCTGTTGGTGTAAGAGCAGGCGAAAAGAAAGTACTTAACCAAATCGAAGATATTTTCCGAGAGAGGGAATTGGAGTTAGACGGTTTGGAATACTACCAAGAAAGGAGGCTCAAAGACCTTGGTCTAACCGGCGAACAAGGAGAAATTATCTTCTGGGAATCACGATAG
- the LOC109706501 gene encoding uncharacterized protein LOC109706501 yields the protein MEAAAAAVAAYRPSTTNTNTRIKTTTTLPLKTVPRRTPSSSILRSPARRVHRSRAADPKSPPSISSPPSDGLVFDAGPTARASWDCHVVGSPVVERYLTDASERWLMWYHGLGPRGGADAVGIAVSNNGVHWERGSGDVASGDDVGRVMGPSTDWWAFDTERVRPSDVLIMSSAKLRTPGAVYWLYYTGFGPEKVAFPNAAPSENGVSKSLPGLAVSQDGRHWARIEGEHHSGALIDVGAPREWDSLFVSSPKVVYHGGGDLRMYYHSFDVNCGRYAIGIARSRDGIRWVKLGKVLDGGAAGCFDEGGVRCGHVVRDQKDGKYVMVYEGVCGNGRTSIGLAESVDGLKNWRRCGDGPILSASTEDNGWDNQGIGDPCLIRVEGGDEWRLYYGGSSRSGRTGIGMAVSEGGELGSFSKWKGFNV from the coding sequence ATGGAAGCCGCAGCAGCTGCGGTGGCCGCATACCGCCCCTCGACCACAAACACAAACACTCGCATCAAAACCACAACAACCCTTCCGCTCAAAACCGTCCCACGACGCACCCCCTCCTCCTCAATCCTACGGTCCCCCGCTCGCCGCGTCCACCGCTCGCGCGCCGCCGATCCGAAATCCCCGCCGTCCATCTCGTCCCCGCCCTCCGATGGCCTGGTGTTCGACGCGGGCCCCACCGCCCGCGCCTCCTGGGACTGCCACGTGGTCGGCTCCCCGGTGGTCGAGCGCTACCTCACCGACGCCAGCGAGCGGTGGCTGATGTGGTACCACGGCCTCGGCCCGCGCGGCGGCGCCGACGCGGTCGGAATCGCGGTTTCCAACAACGGCGTCCACTGGGAACGCGGCTCCGGCGACGTCGCGAGCGGCGACGACGTGGGCCGCGTGATGGGCCCGAGCACCGATTGGTGGGCGTTCGACACCGAGCGCGTTCGACCGTCCGATGTGCTCATCATGTCCAGTGCGAAGCTCCGAACCCCCGGCGCCGTGTACTGGCTCTACTACACCGGGTTCGGCCCCGAGAAGGTCGCGTTCCCGAACGCGGCTCCTTCGGAGAACGGCGTTTCCAAGTCGCTCCCGGGGCTCGCCGTGAGCCAGGACGGTCGCCATTGGGCGCGGATAGAAGGCGAGCACCACAGCGGTGCGCTTATCGACGTCGGGGCTCCCAGAGAGTGGGACTCGTTGTTCGTCTCCTCCCCGAAGGTGGTATACCACGGGGGAGGCGATTTGCGGATGTACTACCATTCGTTCGATGTGAATTGCGGGCGGTATGCGATCGGGATCGCCAGGTCGAGGGACGGGATTCGGTGGGTGAAATTGGGGAAAGTGCTCGACGGCGGAGCCGCCGGGTGTTTCGACGAGGGTGGCGTGCGGTGCGGGCATGTTGTGAGGGACCAGAAGGATGGGAAGTATGTTATGGTGTATGAAGGTGTTTGTGGAAATGGCCGAACGAGTATCGGGTTGGCGGAGAGTGTCGATGGATTGAAGAATTGGAGGAGATGTGGTGATGGGCCGATACTAAGTGCTTCAACGGAAGATAATGGATGGGATAATCAAGGGATCGGAGATCCGTGCTTGATCCGAGTGGAAGGGGGGGATGAGTGGAGGCTTTATTATGGTGGTAGTAGTAGGAGTGGGAGAACCGGCATTGGGATGGCGGTTTCGGAGGGTGGGGAGCTCGGTAGCTTCAGTAAGTGGAAGGGATTTAATGTATGA
- the LOC109728033 gene encoding pentatricopeptide repeat-containing protein At2g20540-like, translating to MKIFPHQFGVALSTKEVHCGLVGENIDESFVGTMPLPPLPPFHLCKPYSRSLQQHLFLMLQRCKSMRQLTQLHAQLLLNGFSQKCFLLTKLLSFCIASGDVSHAATAFSLVDHPSTTLSNQMLRALSLSPTPLNCLLFYNQMLQRRETFKPNGFTYAFLFSACARANSSLLCQGEQLHARIVSAGFGSNVYVQTNLINMYATATAAAGGTREEAIARARKVFDDMPQRSIVSWNSMLAVYLQLGELHTASEFFGEMPKRDAVSWTAMITGWARAGKASQALELFREMRRARVTPDQVTMIALLSVCTELGDLELGRWIHARLDPLQGGRDRLVSLNNALIHMYIKCGAVDEALHIFHEMPMRSTISWTTMIAGLAMHGSSEDALGLFRSMREKPDAMTFLAVLCTCSHSGRIDEGRHYFMSMRKQHGIRPDVRHYGCMVDMLTRAGRLGEALELVEAMPMRPSDAVWGSLLGGCRRHGEVELAGHVVERLMELKPERAAGYLVLLSNVYAAVSRWEEAHRVRERMVDLAEHKPAGRSWMNPNE from the coding sequence ATGAAAATTTTCCCACACCAGTTTGGTGTTGCATTAAGTACAAAGGAAGTGCACTGTGGACTAGTAGGAGAGAACATTGATGAGAGCTTTGTAGGAACAATGCCCCTCCCCCCTCTTCCTCCTTTTCATCTTTGTAAACCGTACTCTAGATCACTACAGCAGCACCTCTTTTTGATGCTTCAGAGATGCAAATCCATGAGACAGCTCACGCAGCTTCATGCCCAGCTGCTGCTCAACGGCTTCTCCCAGAAGTGCTTCCTCCTCACCAAACTCCTCTCCTTCTGTATCGCCTCCGGCGACGTCTCTCATGCCGCCACTGCGTTCTCCCTTGTCGACCATCCGAGCACCACCCTTTCCAACCAGATGCTCCGAGCCCTCTCTCTTAGCCCTACGCCTCTCAATTGCCTCCTTTTCTACAACCAAATGCTACAGAGGCGAGAAACGTTCAAGCCCAATGGCTTCACCTACGCTTTCCTATTCTCCGCGTGCGCTAGAGCAAACTCGTCCCTTTTGTGCCAAGGTGAGCAACTACATGCTCGGATTGTTTCTGCCGGATTCGGCTCAAACGTCTACGTCCAGACCAATCTCATCAACATGTATGCAACTGCCACCGCTGCCGCCGGCGGCACGAGAGAAGAGGCGATCGCGCGCGCCCGCAAGGTGTTCGATGATATGCCGCAGCGGAGCATCGTCTCCTGGAACTCCATGCTGGCTGTGTACTTGCAGTTGGGGGAGTTGCACACAGCTTCCGAATTCTTCGGCGAGATGCCTAAGAGGGATGCCGTGTCGTGGACCGCCATGATCACTGGCTGGGCTCGTGCGGGAAAAGCCTCGCAAGCACTGGAGCTGTTCCGGGAGATGCGCAGGGCCCGCGTGACCCCCGATCAGGTAACCATGATTGCACTCCTGTCGGTGTGCACGGAACTGGGGGACTTGGAACTGGGCCGGTGGATCCATGCGCGCTTGGACCCTTTACAAGGAGGGCGAGACCGTCTCGTGTCGCTCAACAATGCGCTAATCCACATGTACATCAAATGCGGCGCCGTCGACGAGGCTCTCCACATCTTTCACGAGATGCCAATGAGAAGCACCATCTCTTGGACGACCATGATTGCTGGTCTTGCAATGCATGGCAGCTCCGAGGACGCGTTGGGTCTCTTTCGCTCGATGCGAGAGAAACCCGATGCCATGACGTTCCTCGCAGTACTCTGCACATGCAGCCACTCGGGGAGGATCGACGAAGGCCGCCATTATTTCATGAGCATGCGAAAGCAGCACGGAATCAGACCAGACGTACGGCACTACGGCTGCATGGTCGACATGCTGACTCGTGCAGGCCGGCTGGGCGAGGCCCTGGAGTTGGTGGAGGCAATGCCGATGCGGCCGAGCGATGCGGTGTGGGGATCGCTGCTCGGCGGGTGCAGAAGGCATGGAGAGGTAGAGCTCGCCGGGCACGTGGTGGAGAGGTTGATGGAGCTGAAGCCGGAGAGAGCTGCGGGGTACCTAGTGCTGCTATCGAATGTGTATGCAGCAGTGAGCAGGTGGGAGGAAGCTCACAGGGTGAGGGAGAGGATGGTAGATTTGGCCGAGCACAAGCCTGCGGGGCGAAGTTGGATGAATCCAAATGAGTGA